The Sphingobium sp. BYY-5 genome includes a window with the following:
- a CDS encoding winged helix-turn-helix domain-containing protein → MNDEQRALLAQQVETGPIPAAHGVVRWRLVDLAQWIWDEFGLSITRFTLGRELRDMGYRKLTARPRHHGQKPDDIADFKKRLQPAWQKSGRPSPEVRL, encoded by the coding sequence TTGAACGACGAGCAGCGCGCTCTTTTGGCGCAGCAGGTTGAGACTGGCCCGATCCCTGCGGCTCATGGTGTAGTGCGCTGGCGGCTTGTCGATCTGGCGCAATGGATATGGGACGAGTTCGGCCTGTCGATCACGCGCTTCACGCTTGGGCGGGAGCTGCGGGATATGGGCTATCGCAAGCTCACGGCTCGCCCCCGCCACCACGGGCAGAAGCCCGATGACATTGCCGATTTTAAAAAACGTTTGCAGCCCGCCTGGCAAAAATCAGGAAGGCCCTCCCCAGAGGTACGCCTGTAG
- a CDS encoding TonB-dependent receptor yields MSEASGLDRDIIVTARRKALQTSEEIKRNADTIVDSVTADEAGRLPDNSVTEVLQRVPGVSISRFVGANGGNTTFQIEGTGITVRGLPFNSSTLNGRQLFSANGASAISWNEVTPELMAGVDVYKGSRADMLEGGASLINLRTHLPFDFKDTQFNVTMGGSYGTQIAKGSPRISGMLSKRFDTGIGEIGILWDLAYSRLYQQSSNLQVGAMFGQYVPTSVRDDNLAFVPGSINWGYNRNRRDRYGAYQAIQWQPASNLTLTNTIFFTQYVEDSRGNNGSVGRTPSASSAVMPLVGSPVEYDANGAFRKGTLAARSTGKSAPFENTTFGIGDWFPSQYLIDCGATYGAPASSIQWDWSVDGQAPIVPGGPRLAQCGPSATLNPSGSASVSHSKNSTLDISQSFVWTPGDRVAVRGGVQYVSSRAAGRSMSVGLAQTSPLVDSMHFDLTGSLPTVSGLSTVGLLDPRTAYLSNLAYHEPDNKGTMLAGNFDLEYKVSDGGFLRKITVGARAARRTQNDNFAGTYYAPLSQSWLANPWGEHPGDPTFGPGNIQYLNNVNVRQSDYEVSSFPNFFGGKVTVPAQLFVPSQSLMQSYDWYHLLRTYNGQIANGTEDEYWTENIDQGLNQTRSRITNMAAYIQAGFAHDRIGIIPSFSGNIGVRVFRDSLRASGLLYTPAAENLALTEADSTAYFNAQQGVPGATYPTLYSLTDAYSLQTRSYDYTRVLPSFNIKFDVTNKFIIRGAASLSSAPPNLNDIRAGGSISARTLPNSTNPLAPSILTGISVNGGGTNLKPTMITSQDLSFEYYPSSSSLIYLGLFAKQVKDHPQFYSFITNNLPIPVVAIDGDPDNPVETETTLDLQWLYLQNRTATTKAYIKGFEIGGRMFFDKLPGLLSGLGIEGNLTFIDSRNPAQQANNVLSPPTLDGGLNPDGTIPQTYPNLPYAGLSKWAYNIQLLYSRGKVNFRLAYNWRDKALLSTNVNPLSFATSGGNPYTLNTSPTDFGPDASYPVYNMVPAWTAAAGYLDLGLDYALSDKVSVSFSANNILNTISRTYQEPVPGVLQPYDYNVSDRRYDLSVRVRF; encoded by the coding sequence ATGTCTGAAGCAAGCGGACTTGATCGCGATATCATTGTGACAGCTCGCCGCAAGGCGCTGCAGACATCTGAAGAGATCAAGCGCAACGCGGATACGATCGTCGACTCGGTAACGGCGGACGAGGCTGGCAGGCTTCCCGACAATTCGGTTACCGAAGTTCTTCAGCGCGTGCCGGGCGTCTCGATCTCACGCTTCGTTGGAGCAAATGGCGGTAATACGACATTTCAGATCGAAGGTACGGGCATTACCGTGCGCGGTCTTCCCTTCAATTCGAGCACGCTCAACGGGCGGCAGCTATTCAGCGCCAACGGAGCAAGCGCCATTAGCTGGAACGAAGTTACGCCCGAGTTGATGGCAGGCGTTGACGTTTACAAGGGGTCGCGCGCCGACATGCTCGAAGGTGGTGCATCCTTGATCAATCTTCGCACGCATCTGCCGTTCGATTTTAAGGACACCCAGTTCAACGTCACCATGGGCGGCAGCTACGGAACGCAGATTGCCAAGGGTTCGCCCCGCATTTCCGGCATGCTGTCGAAGCGTTTCGACACCGGCATCGGTGAAATCGGTATATTATGGGATTTGGCATACAGTCGTCTGTATCAGCAAAGCAGCAATCTGCAGGTTGGCGCGATGTTTGGTCAATATGTGCCGACCTCCGTACGTGACGACAATCTTGCCTTTGTTCCTGGTTCGATCAACTGGGGCTACAACCGAAACAGGCGCGATCGCTACGGTGCCTATCAGGCGATCCAGTGGCAGCCGGCCTCGAACCTGACGCTGACCAACACCATCTTCTTCACGCAGTATGTCGAGGACAGCCGCGGAAACAACGGTTCCGTGGGTCGCACTCCATCCGCATCGTCCGCGGTTATGCCCTTGGTCGGCAGTCCGGTCGAATATGATGCCAACGGGGCCTTCCGGAAGGGAACGCTCGCGGCCCGATCCACTGGCAAGTCTGCGCCGTTTGAGAACACGACCTTCGGCATCGGTGATTGGTTTCCCTCTCAGTATCTGATAGATTGCGGTGCCACCTATGGTGCTCCCGCATCGTCGATACAGTGGGACTGGTCTGTTGATGGTCAAGCTCCGATAGTGCCGGGCGGCCCCCGTTTGGCTCAATGCGGCCCCAGCGCCACACTGAACCCCAGTGGCTCAGCGTCGGTATCACACAGCAAGAATTCCACGCTGGATATTTCGCAGAGCTTCGTTTGGACTCCTGGCGACCGGGTGGCAGTGCGTGGCGGCGTACAGTATGTCAGTTCCCGTGCAGCTGGGAGGAGCATGTCTGTCGGCCTTGCACAGACCAGTCCGCTCGTTGATTCGATGCATTTCGATCTGACGGGATCGCTGCCAACCGTATCCGGCTTGTCCACTGTTGGCTTGCTCGATCCACGCACAGCGTATCTTAGCAACCTAGCCTATCATGAACCCGATAATAAAGGGACAATGCTGGCAGGAAATTTCGACCTTGAATACAAGGTGAGCGACGGTGGGTTCCTGCGCAAAATCACTGTTGGCGCTCGTGCCGCCAGGCGCACGCAAAATGACAACTTCGCAGGAACCTATTATGCGCCGCTAAGTCAGTCATGGCTGGCGAATCCGTGGGGTGAGCATCCGGGGGATCCGACGTTCGGGCCAGGGAATATTCAATATCTTAATAACGTGAATGTCCGGCAGTCCGACTATGAAGTTTCTAGCTTCCCGAATTTCTTCGGCGGCAAGGTCACTGTTCCAGCACAGCTTTTTGTCCCCAGTCAGTCGCTCATGCAGAGCTATGACTGGTATCATTTGCTCCGGACATATAATGGTCAAATCGCCAATGGGACCGAGGATGAGTACTGGACGGAGAATATCGATCAGGGCCTGAACCAGACACGGAGCCGCATCACCAACATGGCGGCTTATATTCAGGCCGGTTTCGCCCATGATCGTATCGGAATTATTCCGTCGTTCTCCGGCAATATCGGCGTTCGGGTATTCCGAGATTCACTGCGAGCGAGCGGTCTGCTGTACACCCCGGCAGCGGAGAATCTCGCTCTGACCGAAGCTGACAGCACGGCATATTTCAACGCGCAGCAGGGTGTGCCGGGGGCAACATATCCGACACTCTATTCACTTACTGACGCATATTCCCTGCAGACCCGCAGCTATGATTACACACGGGTCCTGCCTTCGTTCAACATCAAGTTCGACGTAACCAACAAGTTCATTATTCGCGGTGCGGCGTCGTTGTCATCGGCTCCGCCGAACCTCAATGACATTCGTGCGGGTGGTTCCATCAGCGCCAGAACGCTTCCCAATTCCACTAATCCGCTCGCGCCCTCGATTCTTACGGGTATCTCCGTCAATGGTGGTGGCACAAATCTAAAGCCGACCATGATCACCAGTCAGGATCTATCGTTCGAATATTATCCGTCATCGTCCAGCCTCATTTACCTTGGCTTATTCGCCAAGCAGGTCAAGGATCATCCGCAGTTCTACTCGTTCATCACCAACAATCTTCCTATTCCCGTGGTGGCAATTGACGGAGATCCTGACAACCCGGTCGAGACGGAAACGACCCTGGATCTTCAATGGCTCTATTTGCAGAACAGAACGGCTACGACCAAGGCCTATATTAAGGGTTTTGAGATCGGTGGCCGCATGTTCTTCGACAAGCTGCCGGGGCTGCTCAGCGGATTGGGGATTGAGGGCAACCTGACCTTCATCGACAGCAGGAACCCCGCCCAGCAGGCCAACAATGTGTTGAGTCCTCCCACCCTGGACGGGGGTCTCAATCCGGACGGCACGATTCCGCAGACCTACCCGAACCTGCCCTATGCTGGATTGTCGAAGTGGGCTTACAACATCCAGTTGCTGTACAGCCGCGGCAAGGTCAATTTCCGTTTGGCATACAACTGGCGTGATAAGGCGTTGCTGTCGACCAACGTCAATCCGCTGTCGTTCGCGACGAGCGGCGGCAATCCTTATACACTGAACACCAGTCCCACCGACTTTGGCCCGGATGCTTCCTATCCCGTATACAACATGGTTCCGGCATGGACTGCGGCAGCCGGTTACCTGGATCTGGGCTTGGACTATGCGTTAAGCGACAAGGTTTCCGTCTCGTTCAGCGCGAACAACATTCTCAACACGATTTCGCGGACATATCAGGAGCCTGTGCCCGGTGTGCTCCAGCCCTACGACTATAATGTCAGCGATCGGCGTTACGACCTCTCCGTGCGGGTGCGCTTCTGA
- a CDS encoding LytTR family DNA-binding domain-containing protein, translating to MKTSASSICALVVDDEAPARKGLVNLLNEDRDVSRILVADNGAAAVEMIQAKHPDIVFLDVQMPGINGFDVIDALGAANMPLTVFVTAYDRFAVRAFEADATDYLLKPFGDDRFERTMERVKARLCKHRSSSVGDANAFGPELIELAAKRARPGEIWEWLVVKSHGATRLVMADDIEWISAAGVYVTLHVGGEELLYRASLATVASRLDPFRFVRIHRSTIVNLKSITLLERRSHGEFEVVLKDGMYLMLSRSYRAEVEAVLGQPL from the coding sequence ATGAAAACTTCCGCCTCCTCCATTTGCGCGCTTGTCGTCGATGACGAAGCGCCCGCGCGAAAAGGGCTCGTCAACCTGCTCAACGAGGATCGCGACGTCAGCCGTATCCTTGTAGCGGATAATGGTGCCGCCGCCGTGGAAATGATCCAGGCAAAGCATCCGGACATCGTGTTCCTCGACGTCCAGATGCCAGGTATCAACGGTTTCGACGTTATCGATGCGCTGGGCGCAGCCAACATGCCGCTTACCGTGTTCGTCACTGCCTACGATCGTTTCGCAGTACGCGCGTTCGAGGCGGATGCGACCGACTATCTGCTAAAGCCCTTTGGCGACGATCGTTTCGAGCGGACGATGGAGCGGGTCAAGGCACGGCTGTGCAAGCATCGTTCAAGTAGCGTGGGCGATGCGAACGCCTTTGGCCCGGAGCTGATCGAACTGGCAGCGAAGCGCGCCAGGCCGGGCGAGATCTGGGAGTGGCTCGTCGTCAAGTCGCACGGTGCAACGCGGCTGGTGATGGCGGACGATATCGAATGGATCAGCGCCGCCGGAGTTTATGTGACGCTGCATGTCGGCGGCGAGGAACTTCTCTACCGCGCCAGCCTCGCCACCGTGGCGAGCCGCCTCGATCCGTTTCGCTTCGTCCGCATCCACCGCTCCACCATCGTGAACCTCAAATCGATCACACTGCTCGAACGCCGGTCTCACGGAGAGTTCGAGGTGGTGCTGAAGGATGGCATGTACCTGATGCTGAGCCGAAGCTATCGCGCGGAAGTCGAAGCGGTGCTCGGGCAGCCGCTCTGA
- a CDS encoding histidine kinase: MPDAAAPRSLVRICMRTESWRGRRVNSTMRLNDDDAPLAAASDFSSRTSLAGRSTTTIWPRSIDTALHDRSTPPSPVRTGPTATHPLPLGGGIRVFRVKLAIVIVAVWTASGLFLSIPEFLNNGFNWAILASKMIDAWVWVLLTPPLLWIDRWLGPVEGNSLRLALVLLLLSIPVSLVHAALATLLSYPISAIWWNPLRSAGYLIYYFMGGWLTYCAFVGIWQAFKFYNRLLVSRLELERVERRLVEANLNTLRLQLEPHFLFNALNAISSEAATDPKLARQMIENLGTLLRHSMDCQESAEISLAQELALLDNYLAIQKVRFGHRIEVKVDAAPDVLSARVPSLLLQPLVENAIRHGIESRVTGGMIGVSAQRSDDQLEINVIDDGVGLPADWRMGISGGLGLRVTQERLAALYPETDARRFIVNRREGGGTEIAIRLPWNEPA; encoded by the coding sequence ATGCCAGACGCCGCCGCTCCGCGATCGTTAGTGCGTATTTGTATGAGAACTGAAAGCTGGAGGGGAAGAAGGGTCAACTCGACGATGCGACTGAACGATGATGATGCCCCGCTTGCCGCGGCCAGTGACTTCTCTTCCCGAACATCGCTTGCTGGTCGCTCTACAACGACGATCTGGCCGCGATCCATTGATACCGCACTGCACGACCGCTCCACGCCACCGTCGCCTGTGCGAACCGGCCCCACTGCCACCCACCCCCTCCCGCTCGGGGGCGGAATCCGTGTTTTTCGGGTAAAGCTGGCGATCGTGATCGTTGCCGTCTGGACGGCATCTGGCCTTTTCTTGTCGATACCCGAATTCCTCAACAACGGCTTCAACTGGGCCATCCTGGCATCGAAGATGATCGACGCCTGGGTCTGGGTATTGCTGACTCCTCCGCTTCTGTGGATCGACCGGTGGCTCGGTCCGGTGGAAGGGAACAGCTTGCGGCTGGCGCTGGTGCTGCTGCTGCTCAGCATACCCGTCAGCCTTGTCCATGCGGCGCTCGCCACGCTGCTGAGCTATCCGATCTCAGCGATCTGGTGGAATCCGTTACGTAGCGCCGGGTATCTCATATACTATTTCATGGGCGGCTGGCTCACCTACTGCGCGTTTGTCGGCATCTGGCAGGCCTTCAAATTCTACAATCGGCTGTTGGTTAGCCGGCTGGAACTCGAACGCGTCGAACGTAGATTGGTCGAGGCCAATCTCAACACGTTGCGGCTTCAGCTTGAGCCGCATTTTCTGTTCAACGCGCTGAACGCCATTTCGTCGGAGGCCGCCACCGATCCGAAGCTGGCCCGACAGATGATCGAAAATCTCGGCACGTTGCTGCGGCATTCGATGGACTGCCAGGAAAGCGCCGAAATATCGCTCGCGCAGGAGCTGGCGCTGCTCGACAATTATCTCGCCATCCAGAAGGTCCGCTTCGGACACCGGATCGAGGTCAAGGTCGATGCTGCGCCAGACGTGCTTTCCGCCCGGGTGCCCTCGCTGCTGTTGCAGCCACTGGTCGAAAATGCGATCCGCCACGGGATCGAGAGCCGCGTGACCGGCGGAATGATCGGCGTATCGGCCCAGCGAAGCGACGACCAGTTGGAAATCAACGTCATCGATGATGGCGTCGGCCTGCCGGCCGATTGGCGGATGGGGATATCGGGCGGCCTTGGCCTGCGCGTGACGCAGGAACGTCTTGCAGCGCTTTATCCGGAAACGGATGCGCGCCGATTCATCGTCAACCGCCGGGAGGGCGGCGGGACCGAAATAGCCATCCGCCTGCCTTGGAACGAACCCGCATGA